Within Quadrisphaera sp. DSM 44207, the genomic segment GGTGCGCTCGGGCACGGGCACGGCCGGGTGGACGACCAGGTGCAGCCCCCAGCGGGCGGGCGCGCCGCGCGGCAGCCGCTCGTAGGAGCACGTGACCGGGTGCAGCGGCGCGCCCGTGGCCAGGGCGAGGGCGGCGGGCCCGCCCGCGGCGCGCGCGGGCTCGCCGAGCAGGCGCACCGGCACGCCGGTGCCGGTGAGGTCGCGGTCGGCCAGCAGGGCGACGACGCCGCCGGAGCGCACCGCGCGCAGCAGCGCGCCGAACGTCCCGCCGCCGGTCAGGGGCAGCACCGTGATGCCCAGGCGGCGGCGGAAGTCGACGAAGGCGTCGAACAGCTGCGCGGGCTCCAGCCGCTCGGCCACCGTGGTCACCGGCGCGACGTGCTGGGCGCCCCAGGCGCCCAGGTGGTCCCAGTTGCCCAGGTGCCCGAGGAAGGCCACCGCGCCGCGCCCCTCGGCCACCGCCCGCTGCAGCGGCTCCGCGCCCTCGGCGCGCACCGTGGCCGAGACCTGCGCCGGCGACCACGACGGCAGCCGGAACGCGTCGCACCAGTACCGCAGGTACGAGCGCATGCCGGCGCGGGACAGCGCCCGCAGCTGCACCTGGTCCGCCTCCGGGCGCGCCCGGGCGAGGTTGGCCTCCAGGCGCCGCACGCCGCGCCCGCGCCGCAGCCAGGCGGCGTCCGCGGCCAGGGCGAAGCAGCCGTGGGCCAGCCCCGCCGGCAGCAGCCGGACCCCGCGCCAGGCGGCGAGGTGCGCCGCCGCGCCCAGCCGCGCCGCGCTGCGCCGTGCCACGCTCACCCGCTCGCGCCGGCCAGCACCTGCCGGCGCACCAGGAGCACCCGCTGCGCGACCGTGACGAGGCTGGCGACCGCCAGCAGCGCCAGGACCGCCGTCAGCACCGCGCGCGGCACGCCGAGGCCGACGCAGGCGGTGGCGACCAGCACCGCCACGAGCCGGTCGGCGCGCTCGGCGATGCCCACGTCGGCGCGCACCCCGACGCCCTCGGCGCGCGCCCGGGCGTAGGGGACGATCGCGCCCAGGGCCAGGCAGGCGAGCGCGAGGACGGCGGTGGGCCGGTGCTGGCCGCCGCCGGTGAACCACAGCACCAGGCCGCCGAAGACGGCCGCGTCCCCGAAGCGGTCGAGGGTGGAGTCGAGGAAGGCGCCCCACGCGCTGGAGCGCCCCGCCGTGCGCGCCATGATGCCGTCGACGGCGTCGGAGAACACGAACGCCGTGATGACGAGGGTGCCCGCCAGCAGGTGGCCGGCCGGGTAGAGCAGCAGCGCCCCGGCGACGACGCCGAGGGTCCCCACGAGGGTCACGGCGTCCGGGCTGACGCCCAGGCGCAGCAGGACGGCGGCGACCGGGCTGAGCAGACGGGTCAGCGGCGCGCGCGCGAAGCGGTTGAGCATGGCGCGCGGCAGCCTATCCGTGCGGCCGGTGCGGCCCCGTCCTCACGGCCCGCCCGCGCCGCGCGCGGGTCCTCCGCCGCGGTCGGGGCCGCCGCTGCGCAGGAGCGCCGAGACCCGCTGCCGGGTGACGCCGAACAGGGCGGCGATCCGGTCCATCGTCAGGCCCTCCGCGTGCAGGGCCCGGGCCTCCTCCCGCCGCCACCGGCTGCCCGTCTCCGACAGGCGCGCGGTGATCGAGGTCAGCAGCTCCACGATGAGGGGCCGGCCCTCGGCCGGGACGATCTGCGCGTACGAGCGGCCGGCCTCGCGCTCGGCCCGCAGGTGCCCGGCGCGCACGAGGATCTCCTCGGCGTCGGCGATGCTGGCGCGCACCGCCCGGCACAGCGCGTCCAGGCTCTCGAGCGCGACGTCGCGCTCCCCGTCCTGCGCCTGCTGCTCCGCCACCGCGCCTCCTGCGCTCCCTGGCCCGCTGCGGGCCGTCCGCGGGCCGTCCGCGAGGAGGAGAGCCAAGCACGACAACGGCCGTTGCGGCGACAGCGGTTGCCCCGTGGGGAACGCCCGCCCCGGGGCCCGCACAGGGCCCGCACGGAGCCCGCACGGGGCCCGCGCAGGGCCCGCGCAGGGCCCGCGCAGAGCCTGGGGCGGGCAGGGGCGCCGCCGCTATCCTCGCGCGGTGACCCTCCAGGGCAGCGCGACCGAGGCCGGTGCCGACTTCCGCAGCAGCACCCGCAGCCGCCGCCAGACCTGGTTCGGCGCCAAGCGCTTCGTCAAGGCGGCCGTCAGCGTCCCCGGCGTCAACCGGGTGGTGCGCCGCGCCGTCCCGCTGGTGCGGCCCGGAGCGAGGCCCGAGCGCCTGCCCGTGCCCCTGACCGTGCGCCGGGTGACGGCGCGCATGGCCGGCGTCGAGTTCGTCATGCTCGGCCCCTCCCGCGACGTCGTCGCCAAGGAGCTGCACTGGGGCGGGGGCCGGCGCCCGGGGGCGGCGGACCAGCTGGCCCTCGACGTCTTCGCCGCCCTGGCGCGCGACGCCGACACCGTCCTGGACGTCGGCGCCTACACGGGCGTGTTCTCGCTGCTCGGCGCGCGCGTGGCACCGGCCGCCGACGTGCACGCCTTCGAGGTCGTGCCCGGCAACGCCGCGGCGGCGCAGGCCAACGTCGTCGCCAACGACCTGCTGCGCAGCATCACCGTGCACGTGGCCGCCGTCGGCGCGGTCGGCGCGGACGGCGGCGCGGTGGTCGTGCCCACCGGCCGCGGCGGCTCGGCGCTGCCGGACTACTGGTCGACCGCGATGCACTTCGAGCGCGGCGTGCACGTGCCCGTGCGCTCGCTGGACTCCCTCCTGCCGCAGCTGGACCCGCAGGGGCGGGGGCGGCGCGCGGTGGTCAAGGTGGACGTCGAGGGCGCCGAGGACGCCGTCCTGCTGGGCGGGCGCGAGCTGCTGCGCCGCTGGCGCCCCGACGTCCTGTGCGAGCTGCTGCCCGCGCAGGCCAAGGTGCCCGCCGTCCTGCAGGCCCTCGACGGCCTGGGGTACCGGTGGTTCCTCGTGCAGGACGCCGAGCTCGTCGAGCACCCCGTCCCCCGCGGCGACGAGCGGTTCCGCGACTGGCTGCTCACCCCGCGCACCGACGAGCAGCTGCGCGCGGCGGGCGTGCCGGCGCGGGCGCTGCCCGCCCGTCCGTCGTCGCCCGCGGCGGCGCCCGCGGAGCCGCCGCGTCCGTGACACTGGTGCCGTGGTGACCACCGGCGGGGCTGCCCGCCTCCTGCGGCCCCCGCCGGACCGGGCGCCCGCCGCGCCCGTGCGCCTGACCCGCGCGGGGCGGGCCCGGCGCCTGGTGGTCCTCGCCGTCCTCGGGGCCGGCTGCCTCGCCGGCAGCCTGGTCGGGGACGACCACTGGTGGCCGCTCGGCCCGTGGCGGATGTACTCCACCTCCAGCGCGCCCACCGGCGAGGTGCGGGTGTTCGCGCTGCAGGCGACCACGGCGCCCGCCCCCGCCGCGGCGGCGTCCGCCGGCGGGGACGTCGCGTGGCGCGACACGTCCCTGGGGCTGGCGAACGCGGGCCTGAACCGCGCCGAGCTGGAGGGCCGCGCGGAGCTGGTGACCTCCGACCCCGCCGTCCTCGGCACGCTCGCGCAGGCCCACGCGCGCCTGCACCCGGACGACGCGCCGTGGACGGGCGTGCGGCTGCTGCGCCGCGCCACGGTGCTCCAGGACCGCCGCCCGACGGGCGAGGTGCGCGAGGAGGTCCTCGCGGAGTGGACCGCCGACGGCGGCGGGCGCCTGGTCGCGCAGGAGGAAGCCCCGTGAGCGCCCGGGCGCCGGCGCCCGCGGCGGACCCCGCGGCCGCGGGGCGCGGCGGGCTCGCGGGCCGACTGTCGCGGTGGCTGTTCGAGGAGGCCCCGCTGGCGCGCGTGGCCCTGCTTCGGCTGGTGGTCTACGCCTTCGTCGTCGTCGACGTCCTGCACCTGCACGCCGACGGGCGCCACCACGGCGCCGCGGACCCGGTCTGGTACACCCCCCTGGTCGTCGGGGAGGTGCTGCACCTGCCGGCGGCGACGGTGCTGCTCGCCGAGGGCCTGCGCTGGGGCAGCGCGCTGCTCGCGCTCGCGGCGATGAGCGGGCGCGCCCCGCGGCTGCTCGGGTGGGCGACGGCCGTGTGCTGGTCGTGGTTCCAGTACGTCTCCTTCTCCTACGGCAAGGTCGACCACGACCGCGCCGACTTCCTCGTCGCGCTGTTCCTCCTGCCGACCGCGGGCCTGGCGCACCTGTCCGACGCCCGGCGCAGCCAGGCCGCCGGCTTCGCGCTGCGCGCGGTGCAGCTGATGGCGATCGCGACGTACTTCCTCTCCGCCGTCGCCAAGGTGCGCTTCGGCGGCTGGGAGTGGGTCAACAGCGCGACCATCGCCCGCGCGGTGGTGCGCCGGGGCGCCGAGTGGGTGCAGTGGACCCTCGAGGTGCCGTGGACGCTGCACGCCCTGCAGTGGGTGCTGTTCACGGCCGAGCTGACGGCGCCGGTGATCTTCCTGCTCTCCGAGCGGTGGCGCCGCCGCGCCGTGGGCGCGTGGTTCGCCTTCCACGCCGCCACCTACGCCGGCATCGGCATCGCCTTCTGGCCCCACCTGGTGATGATGCTGGCGTTCCTGCCGCTGGAGCAGTACCGCGACCGCCTCCTCGAGCGCTGGCGCCGCCGGCGCGGGCGCTCGCGCGCCCCGGCGGCGCCCGGCTGAGCCCGCCCCGCCCGGGACGGCGCCCCGCCGGGCCGGTCAGGGCCGGTCAGGGCCGATCGGGGCCGGTCAGGGCCGGTCAGGGCCGGTCAGGCGCTGCGGGTGCCGAGGCAGAACTCGTTGCCCTTAGGATCGGCCATCACGGCCCAGCGGCTGCCGTGCTCGTCGTGCTCCCCCAGGTGGCGCGCCCCCAGCCCGACGAGGCGGCGCACCTCCTGCTCGACCTCGTCCCAGCTGCCCAGGTGCAGGTCCAGGTGCAGCCGGTTCTTCGCCGTCTTCGGCTCCGGCACGCGCTGGGCGAGCAGCCGGGGCCCCGCGCCGGCCGGGTCGACGGCCGCGGCGAAGAGGCGGCCGCTGCTGGCGGGGTCGATCCCCGCCGCCTCCAGCTCCGCCCGCGCGGCCTCCGGCAGCGGCTCGGGCTCGTAGCCGAGGGCCGCGCACCAGAAGGCGACCAGCCGTTGAGGGTCCTGCGCGTCGAAGGACAGCTGCACGCTGCGGGCCACGTCGCCTCCTGGGCTGCTCGCCGACCGGTCCGCGCGCCGGGCGGGGCCCTGGTGCCGGCCCGGGCGCGGGAGGAGGATCGTGCCATGGCCGGCGCTCCCGCCCGCCGGCGCTCGCGCCGCCGGGCGCTGCCCCTGGCGTGGCTGCTGGCGGCCACGGCCCTGGGGGTGCTCGGGTGGCTGCTCTCCGCCGTCTCCGACCGGCCGCAGGAGCGTTCGGCGGGCGCCGTGCTGCTGGGGGCCGCGCTCGTCGCCGTCCTCGTGGCCGGCGCTCCTCCCGCGGCACCGCGGGCGCGGGCGACGTCGCTCGGCGCCAGCGCGCTGGTGCTGCTCGCCGGGGCCGCAGCCGCCGTCGCGGTGCTGGCCGGCCCCGCCGGCGCGGGCGACGTGGCGCTGGTGCTCGGCGTGCCCGCGGCCTGCGCCCTCGCCACCGCCTGGCTGGCCCTGCGCGAGCGGCCCCCGGGCCGCTGAGGCCCGCCCGGAGCTCAGCGGGGGTGCAGCCCGGCAGCCGGCCGGGGCGTCGGCCGGGGCTCAGCCGGGGCTCAGCCGGGGCTCGTCGTCCCCGGCTCGCCGGAGTCCGCCCACGCCGCCGCCAGGCGCCGGCGCGCGTCGTCCAGCAGCTCGGGCAGCGCCTTGGTGCGGGCGATGATGGGCAGGAAGTTGCCGTCGCCGCCCCACCGGGGCACGACGTGCTGGTGCAGGTGCGCGGCGATGCCCGCACCGCCGACCGCGCCCTGGTTCATGCCCAGGTTGAAGCCCTGGGGGCGCGAGGACGCCGCCAGCACGCGCAGCGAGGACTGCGTCATCGTCGCGACCTCGACCGTCTCCTGCGGCGTGAGGTCCGCGTACGCGGCCACGTGCCGGTAGGGGCAGACGAGCAGGTGGCCGGAGTTGTAGGGGTAGAGGTTGAGGACGACGTACGCCAGCTCGCCGCGGGCCACGACCAGCGACTCGGCGTCGGGCCTGGTGGGGGCGCGGCAGAACGGGCACTGGTCGCCGGCGTCCTCGTCCACCGGCTTGTCCTGCCCGGAGAGGTAGGCCATCCGGTGCGGGGTCCACAGCCGCTGGTAGCCGTCCGGGACGCCGGCGAGGTCCTCCACGCCCTCGGCGGCCTGCTCGGCGGCCTGCTCGGGGGCGCTCACACCTGCACCCGCTCGCGCACCGCCTCCACGATGCGCTGCACCGCTTCGTCGATCGGCACGCCGTTGTCCTGGGTGCCGTCGCGGTAGCGGAAGGAGACGGCGTCCTCCTCCACGTCCTCGCCGCCGGCGATGAGCACGAAGGGCACCTTCGCCTTCGCGTGGGTGCGGATCTTCTTCGGCATCCGGTCGTCGGAGTCGTCGACCTCCACCCGCACGCCGTGCTCGCGCAGCCGCGCGGCCACCGCGTGCAGGTGGGGTGCGAAGTCCTCGGCCACCGGCACGCCGACGACCTGCACCGGTGCCAGCCACGGCGGCATCGCTCCCGCGTAGTGCTCGAGGAGGACGCCGAAGAAGCGCTCGATGGACCCGAACAGCGCCCGGTGGATCATCACGGGCCGCTGGCGGGAGCCGTCGGCCGCGGTGTACTCGAGCCCGAAGCGCTCGGGCAGGTTGAAGTCCAGCTGGATCGTGGACATCTGCCACGTGCGCCCGATCGCGTCGCGCGCCTGCACCGAGATCTTCGGCCCGTAGAACGCCGCGCCACCGGGGTCGGGCACCAGCTCCAGGCCGGAGGCCTCGGCGACCGCGGCCAGGGTGGCGGTCGCCTCCTCCCACGCCTCCTCGGAGCCGACGGACTTCTCGGGGTCGCGCGTGGACAGCTCCAGGTGGAAGTCGTCCAGCCCGTAGTCGCGCAGCAGGTCGAGCACGAACCGCAGCAGCGAGGCCAGCTCGTCGCGCATCTGCTCGCGGGTGCAGTAGATGTGCGCGTCGTCCTGGGTGAAGCCCCGCGCCCGGGTCAGGCCGTGCACGACGCCGGACTTCTCGTACCGGTAGACCGTGCCGAACTCGAACAGCCGCAGCGGCAGCTCGCGGTAGGAGCGCCCGCGGGCGGCGAAGACGAGGTTGTGCATGGGGCAGTTCATCGGCTTGAGGTAGTAGTCCTGCCCCGGCCGGACCGGCGCGCCCCGCTCGTCGAGGACGGCGTCCAGGTGCATCGGGGGGTACATGCCCTCCGCGTACCAGTCCAGGTGCCCGGAGGTCTGGAACAGCTGCGCCTTGGTGATGTGCGGGGTGTAGACGAACTCGTACCCGGCCTCCTCGTGGCGGCGGCGGGAGTAGTCCTCCATCTCCCGCCGGATCACGCCGCCCCGGGGGTGGAAGACGGGCAGGCCCGAGCCGATCTCGTCGGGGAAGGAGAACAGGTCCAGCTCCGCGCCCAGGCGCCGGTGGTCGCGCCGCTCGGCCTCGGCCAGGCGCTCGGTGTGGGCGCGCAGCTCCTCCTTGCTCGGCCAGGCCGTGCCGTAGACGCGCTGCAGCTGCCGGTTGGCCTGGTCCCCGCGCCAGTAGGCGGCCGCGGTGCGGGTGAGCGCGAAGCCGTTGCCGAGCAGGCGGGTGCTCGGCACGTGCGGGCCGCGGCACAGGTCCTTCCAGGCGACGGTGCCGTCGCGGCGCACGTTGTCGTAGATCGTCAGCTCGCCCGCGCCGACCTCCACGGAGGCGCCCTCGGCGGCGTCCGCGCCGCTCCCGGCCGAGCCCTTCAGCCCGATCAGCTCGAGCTTGTACGGCTCGGCGGCCAGCTCGGCGCGGGCCTCCTCGTCGGAGACCGCGCGGCGGCGGAAGGCCTGCCCCTCCTTGACGATGCGCTGCATCGCCCTCTCGAGGGCCTTGACGTCCTCGGGCGTGAAGGGGGTCTCGACGTCGAAGTCGTAGTAGAACCCGTCGCGCACCGGCGGGCCGATGCCCAGGCGCGCGTCCGGGTGCAGCTCCTGCACGGCCTGCGCGAGCACGTGGGCGGTGGAGTGGCGCAGCACGTCGAGGCCGTCCGGGGAGCCGACCGCCACGGCCTCGACGACGTCGCCGTCGGCCAGCTCGGTCGCCAGGTCGCGCAGCTGCCCCCCGACGCGGGCGACGACCACGGCGCGGTCGGAGGCGTACAGGTCGGCGGCCGTGGTGCCCGGCTCGACCGCCCGCTGCTCGCCGTCGACGGTCACGTGGAGCTGGGCTGGCACGGAGGTCCTCCGGACTGCGGGCTGCGGGCGGGCTGGGCGGGGGATGCGGGGGTGCGGGCGCCGCGAGGGGGTGCGGCGGGCGTCGGGAATGCTACCGACCGGCGCGCACGGCCCCGCCGGGATTCCCGGGCCCGGCAGGTCCGGGGGCTCGGGGCCTCAGCCGAGCAGCACGGCGTCGTCGCCGGTGCGCACCCGCCCGGGGACGACGACGTCGGCGTAGATCCCCAGGCAGCGGCGCGGGGTGCGGGTCAGGAGCAGCTCTGCCTCGCCGACGCGCAGGCGCGCCCCCTCCCAGCCGCGCTCGGCGCCGGGGCGCACCGCGGGCTCCCCCGGCGCGTCCAGGGCGAGCACGACGTTGGCGCGGGTGCCCGGGTCGCACCCGGTGGGGGCGTCGGGTGCGAGGGCGGCGCCGGCGCTGATGACGTGCACCGCCGCACCCTCGCGGTGCGGTCCGCCCCCGGCCGCGGAGTCCCGCACCGACACCGGCCGCCCGGCGAGCGCGGACAGCGCGGCGCCCAGGTCCGCGCCGCCGCGCCGGACGCCGTCCACGACCGCGACCAGGCCGTCGCGCCCGACCTCCGCGCGCACCCCGGCCAGGGAGGGCAGCTGCTTGCCGGTCAGCACCTGGCCCCC encodes:
- a CDS encoding HIT domain-containing protein, giving the protein MSAPEQAAEQAAEGVEDLAGVPDGYQRLWTPHRMAYLSGQDKPVDEDAGDQCPFCRAPTRPDAESLVVARGELAYVVLNLYPYNSGHLLVCPYRHVAAYADLTPQETVEVATMTQSSLRVLAASSRPQGFNLGMNQGAVGGAGIAAHLHQHVVPRWGGDGNFLPIIARTKALPELLDDARRRLAAAWADSGEPGTTSPG
- a CDS encoding phosphatidylinositol mannoside acyltransferase, with the protein product MARRSAARLGAAAHLAAWRGVRLLPAGLAHGCFALAADAAWLRRGRGVRRLEANLARARPEADQVQLRALSRAGMRSYLRYWCDAFRLPSWSPAQVSATVRAEGAEPLQRAVAEGRGAVAFLGHLGNWDHLGAWGAQHVAPVTTVAERLEPAQLFDAFVDFRRRLGITVLPLTGGGTFGALLRAVRSGGVVALLADRDLTGTGVPVRLLGEPARAAGGPAALALATGAPLHPVTCSYERLPRGAPARWGLHLVVHPAVPVPERTAEGGRATQVAAMTQACVDVLSEAIREHPQDWHVLQRVFDADRRAAS
- a CDS encoding MOSC N-terminal beta barrel domain-containing protein; translation: MRVGTVSVLRRFPLRSAAGEQPAEAVLDAGGLVGDRRWEVVDAGGQVLTGKQLPSLAGVRAEVGRDGLVAVVDGVRRGGADLGAALSALAGRPVSVRDSAAGGGPHREGAAVHVISAGAALAPDAPTGCDPGTRANVVLALDAPGEPAVRPGAERGWEGARLRVGEAELLLTRTPRRCLGIYADVVVPGRVRTGDDAVLLG
- a CDS encoding HTTM domain-containing protein translates to MSARAPAPAADPAAAGRGGLAGRLSRWLFEEAPLARVALLRLVVYAFVVVDVLHLHADGRHHGAADPVWYTPLVVGEVLHLPAATVLLAEGLRWGSALLALAAMSGRAPRLLGWATAVCWSWFQYVSFSYGKVDHDRADFLVALFLLPTAGLAHLSDARRSQAAGFALRAVQLMAIATYFLSAVAKVRFGGWEWVNSATIARAVVRRGAEWVQWTLEVPWTLHALQWVLFTAELTAPVIFLLSERWRRRAVGAWFAFHAATYAGIGIAFWPHLVMMLAFLPLEQYRDRLLERWRRRRGRSRAPAAPG
- the pgsA gene encoding phosphatidylinositol phosphate synthase codes for the protein MLNRFARAPLTRLLSPVAAVLLRLGVSPDAVTLVGTLGVVAGALLLYPAGHLLAGTLVITAFVFSDAVDGIMARTAGRSSAWGAFLDSTLDRFGDAAVFGGLVLWFTGGGQHRPTAVLALACLALGAIVPYARARAEGVGVRADVGIAERADRLVAVLVATACVGLGVPRAVLTAVLALLAVASLVTVAQRVLLVRRQVLAGASG
- the thrS gene encoding threonine--tRNA ligase, coding for MPAQLHVTVDGEQRAVEPGTTAADLYASDRAVVVARVGGQLRDLATELADGDVVEAVAVGSPDGLDVLRHSTAHVLAQAVQELHPDARLGIGPPVRDGFYYDFDVETPFTPEDVKALERAMQRIVKEGQAFRRRAVSDEEARAELAAEPYKLELIGLKGSAGSGADAAEGASVEVGAGELTIYDNVRRDGTVAWKDLCRGPHVPSTRLLGNGFALTRTAAAYWRGDQANRQLQRVYGTAWPSKEELRAHTERLAEAERRDHRRLGAELDLFSFPDEIGSGLPVFHPRGGVIRREMEDYSRRRHEEAGYEFVYTPHITKAQLFQTSGHLDWYAEGMYPPMHLDAVLDERGAPVRPGQDYYLKPMNCPMHNLVFAARGRSYRELPLRLFEFGTVYRYEKSGVVHGLTRARGFTQDDAHIYCTREQMRDELASLLRFVLDLLRDYGLDDFHLELSTRDPEKSVGSEEAWEEATATLAAVAEASGLELVPDPGGAAFYGPKISVQARDAIGRTWQMSTIQLDFNLPERFGLEYTAADGSRQRPVMIHRALFGSIERFFGVLLEHYAGAMPPWLAPVQVVGVPVAEDFAPHLHAVAARLREHGVRVEVDDSDDRMPKKIRTHAKAKVPFVLIAGGEDVEEDAVSFRYRDGTQDNGVPIDEAVQRIVEAVRERVQV
- a CDS encoding FkbM family methyltransferase — translated: MTLQGSATEAGADFRSSTRSRRQTWFGAKRFVKAAVSVPGVNRVVRRAVPLVRPGARPERLPVPLTVRRVTARMAGVEFVMLGPSRDVVAKELHWGGGRRPGAADQLALDVFAALARDADTVLDVGAYTGVFSLLGARVAPAADVHAFEVVPGNAAAAQANVVANDLLRSITVHVAAVGAVGADGGAVVVPTGRGGSALPDYWSTAMHFERGVHVPVRSLDSLLPQLDPQGRGRRAVVKVDVEGAEDAVLLGGRELLRRWRPDVLCELLPAQAKVPAVLQALDGLGYRWFLVQDAELVEHPVPRGDERFRDWLLTPRTDEQLRAAGVPARALPARPSSPAAAPAEPPRP
- a CDS encoding VOC family protein, whose translation is MARSVQLSFDAQDPQRLVAFWCAALGYEPEPLPEAARAELEAAGIDPASSGRLFAAAVDPAGAGPRLLAQRVPEPKTAKNRLHLDLHLGSWDEVEQEVRRLVGLGARHLGEHDEHGSRWAVMADPKGNEFCLGTRSA